One genomic window of Halorubrum hochsteinianum includes the following:
- a CDS encoding DUF7473 family protein: MLLQTVTPVSVLGTTVLLALFLSVTAHVAARNVLGDVDPRRALYVGPLPAVISVVGNAFELPAALILLAGLLVDGTMFWWSYEEPRRVVAGMTLIHAVVTTLLAGVLILVSVLLASMPG; this comes from the coding sequence ATGCTCTTACAGACGGTGACGCCGGTGTCCGTGCTCGGGACGACCGTCCTGTTGGCGCTGTTCCTCTCCGTGACGGCGCACGTCGCGGCCCGGAACGTCCTCGGCGACGTCGACCCGCGCCGCGCCCTCTACGTCGGCCCGCTCCCGGCGGTGATCAGCGTCGTCGGGAACGCGTTCGAACTCCCCGCGGCGCTCATCCTCCTCGCGGGGCTCCTCGTCGACGGGACGATGTTCTGGTGGAGCTACGAGGAGCCGCGGCGGGTCGTGGCCGGGATGACGCTCATCCACGCCGTGGTCACGACGCTGCTCGCCGGCGTCCTGATTCTGGTCTCCGTCCTGCTCGCGTCGATGCCGGGGTGA
- a CDS encoding TATA-box-binding protein: MTADPKETITVENVVASTGIGQELDLQSVAMDLEGADYDPEQFPGLVYRTADPKSAALIFRSGKIVCTGANSIEAVHGSLDIVFEELRALQIPIEDPEITVQNIVTSADLGKSLNLNAIAIGLGLEHIEYEPEQFPGLVYRLDEPEVVALLFGSGKVVVTGGTSPADAEAAVDVIVEELNGLGLLD; the protein is encoded by the coding sequence ATGACGGCCGATCCGAAGGAGACGATCACCGTAGAGAACGTCGTTGCCTCCACGGGGATCGGACAGGAGCTCGATCTCCAGAGCGTCGCGATGGACCTCGAAGGCGCGGACTACGACCCCGAGCAGTTCCCCGGCCTCGTCTACCGCACCGCGGACCCGAAGTCGGCGGCCCTGATCTTCCGGTCGGGGAAGATCGTCTGCACCGGCGCGAACTCGATCGAGGCGGTCCACGGGAGCCTCGACATCGTGTTCGAGGAGCTGCGCGCCCTCCAGATCCCGATCGAGGACCCGGAGATAACCGTCCAGAACATCGTCACGTCGGCCGACCTCGGGAAGAGCCTGAACCTGAACGCGATCGCGATCGGCCTCGGGTTGGAACACATCGAGTACGAGCCGGAGCAGTTCCCCGGCCTCGTCTACCGGCTCGACGAGCCGGAGGTCGTCGCCCTCCTGTTCGGCAGCGGCAAAGTGGTCGTCACGGGCGGCACCAGCCCGGCCGACGCCGAGGCCGCCGTCGACGTGATCGTCGAGGAGCTGAACGGACTGGGACTGTTGGACTGA
- a CDS encoding ATP-dependent DNA helicase, whose translation MSESSHLRFFPYEEPYPNQREAMDRVANALDRGQDVLFEGAPGTGKTLSALVPALEHAREHDRTVVITTNVHQQMRQFVEDARAITREEPIRAVVFKGKSSMCHIDVDYQECQTLRDTTREMVETESEVRELESRQRELLAESREGDASAAEAREAIMEELDELEAEVDEYEAANVCEHYRNNLTRDTEEFFGWLFEDVRTPEDVYAYADERELCGYELLKEGMEGVDLVVCNYHHLLDPNIREQFFRWIDRDPSEIVTVFDEAHNIEDAARDHATRTLTENTLDAALDEVADSDDSRAEPAGNVLRAFRDALVETYEDGLGFGGPESVTESWEDVSIANDDRRDDLTLAFLRNYEGRGIDTETELAVQLGQAIDEEYERRYRDGEATTRSESQTLAAARFVATWIEDGTEFGQYPVVSVRRDAGTDEVYGRAELYTCIPRNVTSELFDEVAASVLMSATLRPFDVTEDVLGLEDVASMAYEMGYPEANRRTFAADVPPLFASDRNDPETQEAVASLLRDAIRFTPGNTLAFFPSYAEAERYHERLTGASDGGGRSGAGPRNDADGPADLGPIHLDGPGEDEERLRSEFVAADDAALFTSLWGTLGEGVSFDGDDARTVVVVGVPYPHLSDRTEAVQDAYDRAFADRDRARDPGWTYAVEIPTIRKTRQALGRVIRGPEDFGVRILADRRYTTADMGKYSVRSAFPPEEREELLDVDPEKLKFAMLNFYQDHDAYDGPPPSP comes from the coding sequence GTGTCAGAGTCGTCGCATCTCCGGTTCTTCCCCTACGAGGAGCCGTACCCGAACCAGCGCGAGGCGATGGACAGGGTCGCCAACGCGTTAGACCGGGGGCAGGACGTGCTGTTCGAGGGCGCGCCCGGGACGGGGAAGACCCTCTCCGCGCTCGTGCCCGCGCTCGAACACGCCCGCGAGCACGACCGGACGGTCGTCATCACGACCAACGTCCACCAGCAGATGCGGCAGTTCGTCGAGGACGCCCGCGCCATCACCCGCGAGGAACCCATCCGCGCGGTCGTCTTCAAGGGGAAGTCGTCGATGTGCCACATCGACGTCGACTACCAGGAGTGTCAGACACTCCGGGACACGACCCGGGAGATGGTCGAGACCGAGAGCGAGGTGCGCGAACTGGAGTCGCGCCAGCGCGAGCTGCTCGCCGAGAGCCGCGAGGGCGACGCGAGCGCCGCCGAGGCCCGCGAGGCGATCATGGAGGAGTTAGACGAGCTGGAGGCCGAGGTCGACGAGTACGAGGCCGCGAACGTCTGCGAGCACTACCGCAACAACCTCACCCGCGACACGGAGGAGTTCTTCGGGTGGCTCTTCGAGGACGTCCGGACCCCCGAGGACGTGTACGCGTACGCCGACGAGCGCGAGCTGTGCGGCTACGAGCTGTTGAAGGAGGGGATGGAGGGCGTCGACCTGGTCGTCTGTAACTACCACCACCTGCTCGACCCGAACATCCGCGAGCAGTTCTTCCGCTGGATCGACCGCGACCCCTCGGAGATCGTCACCGTGTTCGACGAGGCGCACAACATCGAGGACGCCGCCCGCGACCACGCCACCCGGACGCTCACCGAGAACACCCTCGACGCCGCGCTCGACGAGGTGGCCGACAGCGACGACTCCCGGGCGGAGCCGGCCGGGAACGTCCTCCGCGCCTTCCGCGACGCCCTCGTCGAGACGTACGAGGACGGGCTCGGCTTCGGCGGCCCCGAGTCGGTCACCGAGAGCTGGGAGGACGTGTCGATCGCAAACGACGACCGCCGCGACGACCTCACGCTCGCGTTCCTCCGCAACTACGAGGGGAGGGGAATCGACACGGAGACCGAACTCGCCGTACAGCTCGGGCAGGCGATAGACGAGGAGTACGAGCGCCGCTACCGCGACGGGGAGGCGACGACCCGGTCGGAGTCGCAGACGCTCGCGGCCGCCCGGTTCGTCGCGACGTGGATCGAGGACGGCACCGAGTTCGGGCAGTACCCGGTGGTCTCGGTCCGCCGCGACGCCGGCACCGACGAGGTGTACGGCCGGGCGGAGCTGTACACCTGTATCCCGCGGAACGTCACCAGCGAGCTGTTCGACGAGGTGGCGGCCTCGGTCCTGATGAGCGCGACGCTGCGCCCGTTCGACGTGACCGAGGACGTGCTCGGGTTGGAGGATGTCGCGTCGATGGCCTACGAAATGGGCTACCCCGAGGCGAACCGCCGGACGTTCGCCGCCGACGTCCCGCCGCTCTTCGCCTCCGACCGCAACGACCCGGAGACGCAGGAGGCGGTGGCGTCGCTGCTCCGCGACGCGATCCGCTTCACGCCCGGCAACACGCTCGCCTTCTTCCCGTCGTACGCGGAGGCGGAGCGCTACCACGAACGCCTGACCGGTGCGAGCGACGGGGGCGGTAGGAGCGGTGCCGGACCGCGGAACGACGCCGACGGCCCCGCCGACCTCGGCCCGATCCACCTCGACGGTCCCGGCGAGGACGAGGAGCGGCTCCGCAGCGAGTTCGTCGCCGCCGACGACGCCGCGCTGTTCACCTCGCTGTGGGGGACGCTCGGCGAGGGGGTGAGCTTCGACGGCGACGACGCCCGCACGGTCGTCGTGGTCGGCGTCCCGTACCCGCACCTCTCGGACCGCACCGAGGCGGTCCAGGACGCCTACGACCGGGCGTTCGCCGACCGCGACCGCGCCCGCGACCCGGGGTGGACGTACGCGGTCGAGATCCCGACGATACGCAAGACCCGGCAGGCGCTCGGCCGGGTGATCCGCGGGCCCGAGGACTTCGGGGTCCGCATCCTCGCGGACCGCCGCTACACGACCGCCGACATGGGGAAGTACTCGGTCCGCTCCGCGTTCCCGCCGGAGGAGCGCGAGGAGCTGCTCGACGTCGACCCCGAGAAGCTGAAGTTCGCGATGCTCAACTTCTACCAGGACCACGACGCGTACGACGGGCCGCCGCCGTCGCCGTGA
- a CDS encoding methyltransferase domain-containing protein, with amino-acid sequence MYWLELAGETDAFAAREAATAATAVDLVAPGIARAGGIDPSRVRRLAYTRAAHETLARTDADLDAAVAALRAASIDRSGSVAVRARNVRGTAGVSTAAAERALGGVLVDRGFDVDLDDPDHVLRALFSAGPRADHDAVTGADGGDADVCALGWVAAEATRDFAPDPTDRPFFQPGSMAPADARAYANLAGAAPGRTLLDPMCGTGGLPLEAGLVGADAVACDAQAKMVRGARENLREYVGDPAAGPPDWHVARGDATALPLPDDAVDGVAFDAPYGRQSKIARHELADLVAGALAEAARVAPRAVLVADRDWRGPAREAGWTVDAAFERRVHRSLTRYVLVLHRGDPGEVRRNATEIAADRE; translated from the coding sequence GTGTACTGGCTCGAACTCGCCGGCGAGACCGACGCCTTCGCCGCCCGCGAGGCCGCGACCGCCGCGACCGCCGTCGACCTCGTCGCGCCGGGGATCGCGCGCGCCGGCGGGATCGACCCCTCTCGGGTCCGCCGACTCGCGTACACCCGCGCCGCACACGAGACGCTCGCCCGGACCGACGCCGACCTCGACGCCGCGGTCGCCGCGCTCCGCGCGGCGTCGATCGACCGGTCGGGGAGCGTCGCGGTCCGCGCCCGGAACGTCCGGGGCACCGCCGGCGTCTCGACGGCGGCCGCGGAGCGCGCGCTCGGCGGCGTCCTCGTCGACCGCGGGTTCGACGTCGACCTCGACGACCCCGACCACGTCCTCCGCGCCCTCTTTTCCGCCGGCCCGCGCGCCGACCACGACGCGGTGACCGGGGCCGACGGCGGCGACGCCGACGTCTGCGCGCTCGGCTGGGTCGCCGCCGAGGCGACCCGCGACTTCGCGCCCGATCCCACGGACCGCCCGTTCTTCCAGCCGGGGAGCATGGCTCCGGCGGACGCCCGCGCCTACGCCAACCTCGCGGGCGCGGCCCCCGGCCGGACCCTGCTCGACCCGATGTGCGGCACCGGGGGGCTCCCCCTGGAGGCCGGCCTCGTCGGCGCGGACGCGGTCGCCTGCGACGCGCAGGCGAAGATGGTCCGCGGCGCGCGCGAGAACCTCCGGGAGTACGTGGGCGACCCCGCCGCCGGACCGCCGGACTGGCACGTCGCCCGCGGCGACGCGACCGCGCTCCCGCTCCCGGACGACGCCGTCGACGGGGTCGCGTTCGACGCCCCCTACGGCCGGCAGTCGAAGATCGCGCGCCACGAGCTGGCGGACCTCGTCGCGGGCGCGCTCGCCGAGGCCGCCCGCGTCGCGCCGCGCGCGGTGCTGGTCGCCGACCGCGACTGGCGCGGTCCCGCCCGCGAGGCGGGCTGGACCGTCGACGCCGCGTTCGAGCGCCGCGTCCACCGGTCGCTGACGCGGTACGTGTTGGTGTTACATCGAGGGGACCCGGGCGAGGTCCGGCGGAACGCGACCGAGATCGCGGCGGACCGAGAGTGA